In Nymphaea colorata isolate Beijing-Zhang1983 chromosome 10, ASM883128v2, whole genome shotgun sequence, the genomic stretch ATCACCTCCAAGTGGGTGTGTCAAACGCCCCTCATGGCGATCAATGAGATCTAGAAATAGTTTGTGCTTAACGATATCTATGTTCCTTTGAGAACATCGTCTTTCAACTTGACTTGACTCCTAATGTTAATTCCTTTTGGCAATTAAAGGTTAAGGAGGCCTTTCCTCCCTGCGAATTTTGACTCCTAATACTACACAGTGAATTGAGAAAACACGTTCAGACCTAGGCTAGTCAAGCATAATCTATGTTAACTCTAAGCGGCGGCTGTTGAtgttggtgctggtgctggtgcttctcCGACACAGTATGTCCGATGCAGTCAGTTGAATCGGAccaaaaatgacaaattttaaaTGCAAATTTGACTAAACTAGCTCTAATACAAAAATCTTGgatgtaaatataaatatataaaactaCTAAACACTTAAATAACCATATAACAAATGgcatatccatatatatattatcaccACATCCGCACCTAAGTTTTTTTAGTTACCACACCCACACCAACACCCATGTGACGACATAGAGCATAATAGTTGAATTGAGGTGGAACCCAGTCCAGAAATTGACAAAGAACCCGTATCAGATTCGATCCATTAGCAACTCTATCTGGAATATTGTTCTGGCAACAGGTGACACAGCATTTTCCAGCCAAAATTATCAGATCCGATCTCACGGGCGTGTTCACATGGCATAGACCAAAACCAACGgcagaaatgaaaatttcacaagAACCAATCAGGACGACGTCAGTATACAGGTTCCAAGTGGATCATAGCGGGACGGCTTCTGCCCTGACATGCATCAACCATGTCCTTTTCAAACTCCACTATTGTGGCGACCTCAGCGAAGAAAAATAATGTGAGACTGCCATCTTCGTTGGGTCATTCATCTCGTGAATTCAGTCAGAAATTCTCAGGAACATGGGTAATTATATAAAATgagataaaatattaaaagatttCAGATCTACAGTAAAACGGTTTTCTCTATGTTTGGTGAAGGGGCAGATAAACATTGCATGAAATTTAGAATAGTTATTCCGGTGAATAACAGAGTTTACAGAGAGCATGTTTTGAGTGCCAAGGAAGGAAGGCACTGCTTCGAACGACTTCAATATTGGAAAATAAGCAATTGGGTAGAGAATTCCATGGAAACCGAAAACCAAGCATTTCATCGAGCTGAAGGAAACTGGATTGCTTCGAGGGTGCATGGAAAGCTAGATCATCTAGGAGATGGCCCATGTGCAGTCACGAGATAGTTGAAGCAAAATTTGAAGCGGGAATCAGAAAAGGATTGTCCTGTTCTTCGTCCTTCTCACCAGTAGCATCTGTGTTGCCCTCATTCAATTCCCTCGTTACAAAGATATTCCTCTCCCGTATTCCTGCCTATCTCCAAAACCTGCCTACTGGCATTTCTTGGAAACTTGGCTATTTTGTCATGAGATCCTTTGGAAAtcgagagaggaaaaaaaatacctATCTTGAAACCATTATGATCTTTGTGGCATTAACATCATGTTATTAATGCAACATTAATTTATTTAATGTAAGCTAATATTGCTTACTTTTCTAGTATGTttctatattttcctttgaaactTGTCCTGTTGAGAACGACAAAACTATGGTTGCCAATCACCATTGAATCAACAGTAAAAATCTGGTGACAGGGGCTTTCCTTCACACGGATCTATCAAGAGGTGaaattctctttttctgtttctattcGACTCCTTGGAGGGAAGCAACAGTATGGTAAAATGGAATGCGTTTTCCAGTGCAGTCACCTAAACAGGAACCAATAATGCGTTTGTCTATCTTTCATCCCCAATAATCAGGAGCAAAGCAGGCATTCAAGTGTTACTAGTTGATGCAATGGCGGTCCCTTTTCTTGATAAGGACATGAGTTATCGCAATTACCTACCTTCCTTACATAAAGCCACAAATAGTGCCGCAGTAAGGAAAAACCatcattttctgattttctctCCTCATCCATCTCTGTCCCGACTATAGAAGATAACCAAAAGTAAAGACAACTACAAGATCTAAACAAACTCGCACACGAACTGAAAGGAAGTTGCGCAGAAACTATTTCAACCACCACataggagagaaagaaaaatagggcagataatgaagagaagtttgtctttcttttgtatttctccTAGCTTGAAGCTGAAAATTCCACGCAAGGAATAAACAAACCAATAACAAGAGAAATGGGCACCCTGTTCTCCGATTCCATTTCTTGCaccaaaggggaaaaagaaaaagaaaagctaagaAAAgagcaaaattttcattaaaatctaTCTGTGACGGGGTGTAACAATCATTTCTTCTGTTCATAAACAACGGTGGTGATTCTTCCTTTCCTGTTTCATCTCAAAAAGAAAGATCCACACAGATTAGTTAGGAGCAACAAGAGGGGCACCTCATCAATCCGTTCTCGTTGCAGATGGAGCATGATCTGAACCCTCCCTTCTCGCTGTAGCACTTGTGGCTGCCGTCGCACTCGTAGCAGAGGACGAACCTCAGCCCCCCGCAGCACTCGCAGAGGTCGGTGGCCTCCGGCAGGCCCTCGAGGTACCGCTTGAGCTCGCCGGATTCGTGCAGCTGCCGGATCTCCTCCGCGCCTCCCATGTACCTCCCGCCGATGAACACCCTCGGAAGGCTGAGCCGCCTCCCCAGTATCGTCTCCAGCTCCCTCAGGAACCCGGCGTCCATCGAGAGGTCTCGCTCATCGATCGGGACTCGGAAGCCCTTCAGAATGAATCGGACGGCCCGGCAATCCTCGAAGGTCTTCCTCACGACCCTCAGGCTCGTGAAGTAGAGGACGATCTTCTTCTCCGACCCCTTTGGAGCGTCCGGGTGGAGACCCCATCTCTCCAAACCGATGGCTTCGCCGTGTTCGCTTGCATCGTCTTCAGATTTTAGGACACCAGAGGCCGGGAGGGAGTCGCAGCGGAGCAGAGAGGCAGAGATTCGAAGTGGGGAGGAGTCGATGCGGCGGAGGAGGGAGCCCTTGCGGGGGGCCTCGCCTTCGCAGAGGACCTGGACGTCtttgaaggaggagaaacagaAGGATGTGTTTGGCTGTAATCTCCGTCGACCGGATTTTCCCCACGGCGACCACATTGAGGGATCTGATGAAGTCTCAGATAAACCAAAAGAAGCTGAAAGGGTGGGTAGACGAAGAAAGAGAAATCGCTATGACGCTTCAAgcaagactctctctctcttcctctctctctccccctcctcaCAAAGGATGAGAAGAACCGACTGGCAGAACAGGAAAGGCGGAGAAGGGTTTGGAGGGAGAGGGGTTGGCTTGTTGCCTCCTCTTTTTTAGCTGGGCAATGGTTTatagaaagaggaaaaatataGAAACAGGGGAATGGGGATGTGGGAATTGTTTCTTtcgcctctctctctatctgtaTTTGCGTGGGCACTCTCTCTTCTGGAGGAACTGGAAAAGCGGGTGTTTGCTTTtggcttttctctctctccccacctcccttcctctctctttctctctctagattgtTGGTGTGATTTATGATGGTGAGCGATAGGTGCTTCAGATTTACTGTCTTTTTCTTAAAGCCACCCTTTCACTTTGCAGCTTAGTGAAAGACGGTGTCTTATTTTGTTGACACAGTCAATCTGGCAATCCTTATCTATTTTCCTTCGCCTTCTTCCAGCTTTCTTCTTTGGCAAGTCTGCAGAAGCAAGAAATGCACAAGAATCCACTCTTAAAATTTAGGGCTTCTGCCGTCATCGTGTGTTGTTTCAATTTTAAATTGGTGCTTTTCCATAAGGCTAGCTGTTTGTTTCCCTTGgacggaatttttttttttaaaaagacgaTTGCAGgtttttatctaaaaaaaataagagaatgCCATCGTTTTCAAACCTCTCATTAAATATATGGATGTTATAATTGAggcatttcaattttcaaaggCTAGCTGGAGTTGGGCTGCCTCACAGGGGTTCATTTATTTAAGTATTGATGAGATGAGGATGAACTCAAACTACCCATTCATtgtcaatatatataattagattATGAACCAACCGCCGGTgaaaatgagttgaatgtcTTACGAAAGAAAAACATATGCAATTTGAGTTTGAGGCCCCAATTACTGACACACGAAGCCTAATCCAGCTTTCATTGATTCTAGACTAACCGTTATGCAGATTGAAGGCGTCGTTCTAACCTAATGAAATGGCTAAAATATGTGATGTTGATCAGAGACAGTTGATAACTCACCAAACTTCAATTGCTGAGAACATGCTTGCTTGCTTGTCCCTATGCGAGAAAAAGGACCGAGAAACTGTCTCctgtttttataatataaagTTCGAAAACCCAATAAAAGTATTCACTTCCCTTTAGGTGCACATGAGGGCGCCTTAAATATTAGACGACTTTTCCATTTGGATCTTTTTCTTTAAAGAAAGAGAGCTTAGAGGCTTTGCCATATATTTGTCTTCGTCTCTAAAGGCACCAACATATCTATCCATCTGCAAGACTTCAAACTAGTAGATCCCACAGGTTAACACATCTCCTTCTTATTAGGTATGAGAGGGGAAACGATCATGACTTTAGGTCCCACCACTGACATCCACTCTCTctacataatatatatgttatacatGTAACAACAAAAAGATTATGTGGTCCATTTCAAGCACAGCCACCTTTCTTTGGGGGCTTATGAAAGACATAATTTGCATAAATTATTGCTAGAGAGTCAATAATCATGGTGGTCCTACAGCAATTGTATATTCTGATAACTTACAACATTGCTTTTTCTGCCCTCAAACTTATCTGCCACAGTTGCTTTCGGTTTCAGTCACTGAACTTCCGTAGCAGATCTCGCGGAGTTCAGTTCTTAAGCACAATTTTATTAAATTGGTGTCGACGAAGCCCTTTTTCGCTCATGAAAATTTATACTTTTAAGGAAAAAACATGAgctgttttgtttcttttcttcaattcGAGTTATGTGAAAGCAATTACAGAAGGATCTATAATGCTCGCAAGATGGGCTGCACTCGTACAGCCTGTTGGTGAAAATGATTACGGGGAGGTGAATTCATTATCCtattgttggtggtggtggtagatCTAATCGTTAGGTTGGTAGAAATGACCGAGCATTTGTCCAAAAGAGGTTTCTAGAAAATTGGTCATGATGGCACGTGCTTCTGCACAGTTCTGTTCgcagaaaagagagaaagaagacaagaaagaggctgatccaagaaaaattttgtaCCTTCTTACTTTTGATCAGCAAGCTCGGGTTACAGTGAATAGAGATCATGAGCTTCGTGTACTGAATTCTGCACTCTGCTTTAAGCACTTCAAATTCCAAGCTAAATGGATGGAGCCCTTGTAGTCAACCAAAGCAAGTTGTATACGCAACCTATTATAAAAATCCAGTACATGCTAATACATTAATGCTGACATTCTAAAGGAATGATAGATATTCCATGTGATTATTTCGTGAAATTTTTGCAGCCTCCATGAGTTGGAGGATTTCATCTACAGAGTGGTAGGATACAAGAATTTCacagtttttcttctttgaagtGGTAACTGCTGTTCGGAACTCTTTGGATTTTACTTATGTGAGtaggtttttgaaaaatttataaacaAAACAAGCTAAAAGCCAAAGTATATACAGTCCGCAAAATGTAAGTAAGCTTCATGGGACTATATAATCAACAATGGTCCAACAAGGCTTTCGATTAATACATGTCAGAGTGCTAATAAATGTACAAATGGAACTTAGCCATTATGTGAAGCCGTAGAGTTAAGTAACCGATAAATAATTatgcaacacacacacacacacacacacacacaaacaacatatatatatatatcagggaTAGACTATGGGTAGCAATTTGTGAAGCTGCAAAGAATAGTTAAACGTTGAGTAATATGTCACCCGTTGATTGCAAATTAAGGAAAACTATGGACCTGCCAGCAGAAGAACGTGGACGAGAAAATGGCAGATAAAAACTATATTCAAGCATATCTATCAgtcttttttccctctctttaaCCAATTAATTGTACATGAAAAActatattcaaatataagaaGGCTGTTTGCTATTCAAATTGAAAACTGATACAACTTGATCAGAGAACTTTCTTAAAAAGTATGTCGATACATCAGATACAGTGCTTTTCATCTGTACTACTTAAAGAATCTGAGAAGGACATTAATAATCGAAAAAATATTGCAGAGTCATGAGAAAAGCTTGTTTTTTAAACTTCAAGTCACTTCTCACTTGATATTTTTCTAGTGATGCAGGCCAATCTGGACCTGCAATGTTGCTGTTTTAATGGTGAAGTGGATGCTGCAGTCTGGTGAACAACAAAAGCAAACTTTTGTGTAATACTCATTCCTTCATTTTCTGTCAATAAAAGGCTTGGGGAGACTTTTTCCCTGAAATTTGCACAAGGCAAACTCGACTAGCCTAATTGAACTTGGCAGAAGCTcaattacaataaaaaatgagattaacttGCCTATTTTTGTGCTTTTGTGCTTGGTTGAGAAGCTTGGCTAAGAAACATTATTCTATATTTTTCTGAACTTTTACGTTCAAATATTGGCAGGGGTTTCTTTCTCTGCTTTCCAACAACATGTACACGTCCTATTCTGGGAAATCGAGCTGAGCTTGAGCTTCGGTAATCTGTACCCAAGCTTCAGCTTCTTCAGCTCAAGCCTAGCGTTTCTCTAGTCGACTCAAGTTTGAGCAGTCTAATGTCAGTTTCACACAAGCTCACGTGAAAACTTAGCTGTGTTAAAATTTTCCAGAATTACAGCACTAAGGGgttgtttttgaaatatgaacacTCTTATCACGAGTTTGTCTTCAAGATTGGAGCAGATTAATGAAACGCTAGAATGATTGGAGCAAATTTATGGATCGTTAATCAGAACTAGTACTGTTCATGGTTGGAGCAGATTTATAGACCACCAAACATGTATACTTTTatttggggcaaattcatggaacactaacATTAGTGTTCATGTTCATGCTGTAGAAATGATCCATACTAGGCTGctacaaaagttttttttttcacaaaacacgtttgttttgtatattttgaaCCTCCTAAGTCAAAGATGGTTGTGCCTAttaagatgaagagaaaaaactaagaaatgGGCATCACAAGTGTTATACGTCTAAAGTCTATCTGAAAAAAGTTAAGCGGGGGACTAATGAAATTGTTCAGAGAGGCAAAGTCtctttcaatcattttatcaaTCGGTTGTTATGCACACCATATTTCCTATCCAGAACGGTCGTTGGTAGGAATTTGGCAAGGAGGCGGCATTGGTATGtcagactttttctttttctccttctctgaGGCTGAATGGTGAAGaacacagaaaagaaaatatacataCGTAGGCAT encodes the following:
- the LOC116261896 gene encoding uncharacterized protein At5g39865-like, giving the protein MWSPWGKSGRRRLQPNTSFCFSSFKDVQVLCEGEAPRKGSLLRRIDSSPLRISASLLRCDSLPASGVLKSEDDASEHGEAIGLERWGLHPDAPKGSEKKIVLYFTSLRVVRKTFEDCRAVRFILKGFRVPIDERDLSMDAGFLRELETILGRRLSLPRVFIGGRYMGGAEEIRQLHESGELKRYLEGLPEATDLCECCGGLRFVLCYECDGSHKCYSEKGGFRSCSICNENGLMRCPSCCS